TATCAGGAATAACAATCCCACAATTGAAATTGCAATTTTTAAATTATTGTAATGATTGGATATTTACTTGATGAATTCGATTTTTTAGTTATATTTGTTGCTATTGTTTTTCTGGACACCCCTAAAAGCATAAAAATATGCATTATCTATTTCTGTAAAACCTGTTCATCGACTCATTATATTCATATGGAGACTCAGTGAAAATAGGAAGCATAATTTATGAGTGAAAAAAAATTCAATACATTATTAATCGAGGACAATCCGGATCATGCCATGCTCATTCGCAGCATACTTTGCAAGTGTACTCAAGTTGCAAAAGTGCAGATTGCAAGTGATGGTCAACGGGCTATTAATTTGTTAAAAGATACGGGCAATTCAACGCTACCTGATTTAGTCATTTTAGATATTAAATTACCCAAGGTAAGTGGTTTCGAAGTGTTAAGTATTTATAAAAACAATGAACGATCTTGCCACATTCCGATTATCGTGTTAAGTACCTCGGGTATCGACAGAGATAAAACCAAAGCCTTGGCATTGGGGGCAGATTATTACCTTATAAAACCCAATGATTTTCAAATATTACATAAGCAGTTCTGCTCTATTCTCTCAAAGATATCTACTGGTGCAATGGTTTCCTAAGCCAAATTATTCAACGCAGAATCCAAAACTTTAAGTATTTTTCTATATTTTTATGGGAGTTATGTATAGCTTCTGTTAAATAAAATAACCATTCATATCTACTCTTTAATTCCGCTCATTAAAATACTTATTGGCTTCCATCCCTTTACATTTCCTGTTACGATTTTAATGGAAGCAGCAATTGGAACTGCGAGCACCATTCCAACGATTCCCCATAGAAATCCCCAGAAAATCAAAAATAAAATAACAACCAATGGACTCAGGTCCAAACTCTTGCCCATCAATTTCGGTTCTAAAATATTTCCCATTAACATTTGAACAACTATTAATGAGATTCCAATCCATAATGGGTAAAGTAATGAATCAAATTGCAGGAATGACAAAAGGATGGGCGGAATAATTGCAATGATGGATCCAACGTTGGGAATAAAATTGAGTAAGAATGTGAGTAGTCCGAAAACAATAGCGAGATCGACATCAAATAACAGTAAAATACAAGTAACTAATACTCCCGTTATAAAACTAATAAGTGTTTTTGTGACAAGATAACGTTGAATCTGTGAATTGATATTTGTAATTGCCGTCATGATCTCATTAGATTTTTTATCTGGAAATGCCCGACGAATTCTGACGATCAAGTATTCTTTCCCCAATAATGCATAGATCATAAAGATCAAGACTAAAAATACATTTCCCAGGAAGGAAAAGATCGAACCTAAGCTGCTGGAAACGAACGATGGTAGGGAAAGATCTTGAATTGCCTTTGCCCAATCTATCTCTTTGATGTAGTTATTTAAATCTTCCACTGGTATGTTAAAGAGATTTAGAGCGCTGTGGAACAATGCAACGATTTTACCTTCGTATTTCGGATATTCTGTGGAAAATGAACTGGCCCCGGCATATACCGAGATGCCAAGCAAAATCAAAGTTGTGAAGGCAATGATCAACACCAAAATCACAGCTAACGGTTTGGGAAATTTCAAACGCCTGAAACCGGACATTACCGGCTCGAAAAGAACCGCAAGAAACATTGCGACAAAAAATGGCCGCAAAATGTTTCTTAAAAGATAGCAGACAAAAGCAAAAACCACGACAACTAAAATTCCTAGCAGAACGGGTGAAGTTTTGGATTCTTTCATAAATGTACCTGAATTAAATTAAGATTAACTTTCAGAATAATAGGATTATAGAAGATATGCCGGTAAAATTCGAATTCCAAATGTCTAATTGCTAAACAATTTTATAAATCTCAAATTGTTATTCCATAAACCTGATTTGGATACAAATATTCAAATTCAAACCAAGACACCTTTTAAAATCTGTTTAGTAATTTAAGCCGTTGAACATACTACCAATCAGCCATACCATTTGATTAACTCCGGGATTTATGTGGTCTGTGACCATACTGCTCGCTCATTAGCCGCTTCAGGGGCTTTTATGCGTGCTCATCACTCAAGGCAACAATAACCATGGCCCCTCGAACATTGAGGGCTTTACCATTTAAACAAATCTTGTTGATCCCGCCTAATATTTTACAACCTGTTCAAAACGTTTTGCAAGCGGTCCGGGCGATCGGTTATTATGCCATCCACTCCCATTTTGATAAACCGCTTCATTTTCGTTTCCTGATTAACGGTCCAGACTATGATCTTTTTTCCTACACGATGAATGTGCGAAATCAAATCACGATCTACAATTGTAGCATGGCAAACGAAGACATCGAATACGCCCTTTTCCAAATTTGGTGGAATGCCCGAATGAGTAATCAACCCAGTTGTCATGTTAGGATCAATTTCCAAAACACGGTGGATAGATTTCGGATCAAATGAAGTGATCATACAGTCATCTACGAATTCTTCTTCTTCTAAAACCTGCACAACCCGGTCAGCCAGGTTTTTCTGCTTCGAGGATAATTTGATCTCAATATTTAATTTTAATCGATTTCGAATTTGATCGATAACTTCTTTTAATGTGGGAATTTTTTCCGAAGAAAATTTTGAATGAAACCAGGATCCGGCATCCAGTTTTGCAACTGTGACCCAATCATATTTCCATATTTTCCCGGATCCGTTTGTTGTCCTGCTTAGGGACATGTCATGCAATAAAACCACTTGCTCATCTCGAGTAAGATGTACATCAATTTCAGCATAATCCGCACCATATTCTATAGCCAGTTCCAAGGCGGAAATAGTATTTTCCGGCGCCAGACCTGAAGCGCCTCGGTGCGCCATTGCAACAAAGTTGGAATTCGAATTATTCAATTGAACGTATCGGTAGGTCAGGATGGTGAGTTATTGGTTGAACAATGAATACCATATTCGAAAGGAAAGTCATTATAAATTGTGACTAATGATGTTCAGCAGACTTCGGCACTAAGAGTTCTTAGAGTCTTAACTTTAAATTTGTTAGCTCAACACTTCTTCGATATTCGTATATTCCAGATCAAATGCTTCGGCAACATTTTCATAAGTCACTTTTCCGAAAACCACATTTGCACCTTTTCTAATTTCCATATTTCCCAAAATGGCTTTTTTGTATCCGAGGTTGGCAATTTCAACAGCATACGGCAATGTCGCATTGGTCAATGCCATTGTTGAAGTAATTGGAACCGCGCCTGGCATATTCGCGACACAATAATGAATGACTCCATCAATTTCATATACCGGATCCTGATGTGTGGTTGGTTTTGAGGTTTCCAGAGAACCACCCTGGTCAATGGCGACATCCACAATAACTGCACCTTTCTTCATTTTCTTAATTAGTTCGCGGGTGATTAACTTAGGCGCTTTTGCTCCAGGGATCAATACACCACTCACCAATAAATCCGCTATTTGTGCGAGTTCTCTAACGGATTCCGGATTGGATATGATCGGAATTACATTTTTGGGCATCACATCGCTCAAATAACGCAGCCTGGACAAATTAACATCTAGGATGTAAACTCTTGCTCCTAAACCAGCTGCCATTTTCGCAGCATTTGTTCCGACAACACCCCCTCCAATTATTACTACTACGGCGGGTTCGACGCCAGTTACACCACCCAGCATAATACCACGTCCACCCCGTGTCTTTTCGAGAAAAGTAGCGCCTGCTTGGATTGATAAACGTCCCGCAACCTCACTCATCGGGGTTAATAGGGGCAACTCTCCTTTATCATTTTCTATTGTTTCGTACGCAATAGCGATACAGTTGGAATCAATTACAGCGCGAGTGAGCTCCTCTGAAGCTGCAAAGTGAAAATAAGTAAATAAGATCTGCCCTTCCCGCATCAAAGGATATTCCTGTGGCAAGGGCTCCTTTACTTTCATCACCATATCTGCACGATCGTAAATTTCTTTGGCAGTTTCACAGATTTCAGCGCCGGCAGCCTGGAATAGACCATTCGGAAACGAGCTTCCGTCACCAGCATGCTTTTCGACAATAACATCATGACCATTTTGCTTTAGCAGTTCAACTCCGGCAGGTACCAAAGACACACGGTTTTCATCAGGCTTAATTTCTTTCAGGACCCCGACTAGCATGTTGCCTCCTTGGCTTGGCTTAAGTTCACTTCCTGATTGTTTGGTCATTTCTAATTTGAATTTGGGAAACAATATAAGGATTTTTTAATGTACTAACAAACAAATTGATAAATAAAGTTAGCTCTCGCTAACTTTTTGATAATTGACATTCATTGAATTTTGGAGCAGATAAAGCCCAAATTACAGTTGATTAATAGAAAATTATTTCTGGATTTTTTCAATTAGTCTTTTCATATTAATCGAACCACAAAAAAAATCAAAGGTATTGCGGAGGATCTATTTTAAGTTTGTTCAGTTTATATCAACTATGCCTTTTAAAGCAAAATAGTAATTAAGTTAATACCCTTTTTGCATAATAATTATAATATTTCATGGATTGGAGAATTTATCAAATGACCCGAATTGGCTCTATCCTTGTACTGGTGTTTCTTGCTTTCATAGGATGTGAAGGAAAAATCATAACTGAAGCTGATTTTGCAAATGAGAATAACAACAATGGTTCTCCAGCACTAACCTTTGCGGAAATTCAAACCCAGGTTTTTACACCAAGATGTGCTACAAGCGGATGCCATACCGGTCCAAATCCTCAAATGGGTCAAAACCTATCCGCAGGACAGGCTTATGCAAATATCGTAAATGTAAACAGCATTGAGAACCCAGCACTAAAAAGGATCGATCCCTTCAATAGTGCGGATAGTTATTTAATCAGAAAACTAAGAGGGCAAAACATCTCTGGTAATCGTATGCCAAATGGCAGACCGCCTCTTTCAAATTCGATTATCAATTCTATGGCTGCTTGGGTTGATGCCGGCGCACCCAATAATTAATTGGGCTCCTTTAATTAACTAAACTATTTAATTAATAACCAAAAAGGGAAAGTTATAATGAGAAATTATTTATTGGCAGCATTCATTTTGACTTTTTCAAACCTTGCTATCGCTGATGAATTGCATGTAGACAAATCAAAAAAGAACCAGGTACAATTCACGGCAAAGGCGCCGTCTTTTCTATCTTTAGCGCCTGTAGTTGGTAGCTTTGATGGAGTTACTGAAAAGATTGATGGCTACGTTTTCTGGACCGGGGATGATATGAAATCAGACAGTGAAATATATTTTGAGGTGGATTTGAATTCACTCGACACAGGAATTGGTTTGAGAAACAGGCATATGCGAGAAAATTATCTTGAAACCGATGAGTATGCATATGCAAAGTACTCTGCAAAAATCACTAAAGTTGAAAAAGATTCTACAGGTTTGTTGATCACGGTTAATGGAAAAATGACTATCCATGGTGTTGAAAGAGAACTAGAGACAATCGGAAAAGTTATCGTGGATGGGGATAGTTACAAAATTAGCTACGTAATCCCTTTAAAATTATCGGATTATAAAATCAATCGAGGTGCGATTTTTAAAATTAGCGATGATGTTAAATTGACTTTGGATTTCTATTTGAAAAAAATCAAAAAAGAATAATTTGGAGGACCCGTGAAAAGACTTTTACTTTTTGCTATACTTATTTCGATTTTAGCACCAAGCCTAATGGCCCAACAAAGGAGCCCCCGGTGGAAACGGACAGAGGCTCCCGTAAAGCTTGATCTTCGTTTATTCCATTCCCCCCATGCATTAAATTTACCTACCGCGGAAACCTTGCAAAAGGGCGATCTTGAAATCGAAATCTCCCACAGGTTCCTTCCCCCTCTATCCGAGGGTTTTGATCAGTTGTATGGGATTGACGGTCCCATCAATAACCGACTGGCAATCGGGTATGCCCCTTCTAATAGAATGGTGATAACCATTGCCAGAAGCAACACCAACGACAATCTCGATTTTCAGATTAAGCATAAAACCATACAAATCTACAGTCAATCTCTACCTACTGAAATTGGCTTGTTAGGCGGAATCGGTTGGAATATGGAAGTCTTTGATGAAAACGGAAAGCGCTCAAGAACAGATTCAAAGAATTTCCAGTTTTACGGTCAAATGATTACAAATAGCTTAATGAATAAACACTTTGGCTTTGGGCTTGTGCTTTCTCACCTGGAAAACAGCCGATTTTTCGGGGATGAAACGTTGAGCACTACCGCATTAGGAGGTTATATCGGTTATTTTTCGTTCAAGCGTTGGAATTTTATCGCCGAATGGAACCAAACCATCGATGGCTATAAAGTTCATTCCAATTCATTGGCTATGGGTTTCGAATTGGAAACCGGCGGTCACATTTTTAAAATTCTTGTCGGGAATAGCGCTGCAATGAATCCTAGTCAATACCTGGCCGGAGCAGATATCAGTCCGGATCTGGATAATTGGCGCCTGGGATTTATGCTTACGCGATTACTTAAGATTTGATATTTTGTGTGATTTTTAAAATTAGTTGTAGGTACACTCGAATGGGATTCAAAACCATAAAAAATACAACCTTCTAAACCCATACCCCAAAAAATTCTTGACAAAGGCGCACAATGATATAACTATGGGGAAAAATAAACAAGGATGGGATTAACAGAAAAAACCCATGAAACCATTCTTCAAAGATCTGATTCACACATCTCTGCGGTAGAAGTTTAGAATAAAAGGAATAAACTATATTCTCGCATCCTTGTGGTCTTTTGGATTCGGGAAGCAGCTATTTTGAGTATTGCTGAACAAATTAGTAAATTCTGCGAAGAAGTTAAAAAACAGTATCCATTAGAAAGTTGGCAACATGTGCCGATATCGGGGAAATTCTTTTCGCGGGAGGCAGTTATATTATCTTAAGCCTTAACATCCGCATTTTGTTATCATTTTCAAATAAATAAAGCGGTTTTTATGCATTAGCCTTCACTTGTTTAAAGTACCATTCTTTAAAAAAAATAAGAATTACCGGCAAATGTTAAAAAACCATAATAAATTAAGTTATTCGAAAACCTCGCATTGTCACCCCTGCATGTGTCCCCAAACGCATTCGGGGATAGGTCTGGTGGGGGTCCATTTGGGTGTTTTCAATAGGTAGATTCCCGATAAAACCACGTGGGAATCACGGTAGCTCGGGGGTTTTCGGATCGGCTCTAAGTTATCTGTTTTATACAATCCCCAGTTCACAGTTTACCAGATAACGAATTAAAGGAATGAAT
This genomic interval from candidate division KSB1 bacterium contains the following:
- a CDS encoding YceI family protein encodes the protein MRNYLLAAFILTFSNLAIADELHVDKSKKNQVQFTAKAPSFLSLAPVVGSFDGVTEKIDGYVFWTGDDMKSDSEIYFEVDLNSLDTGIGLRNRHMRENYLETDEYAYAKYSAKITKVEKDSTGLLITVNGKMTIHGVERELETIGKVIVDGDSYKISYVIPLKLSDYKINRGAIFKISDDVKLTLDFYLKKIKKE
- a CDS encoding AI-2E family transporter; amino-acid sequence: MKESKTSPVLLGILVVVVFAFVCYLLRNILRPFFVAMFLAVLFEPVMSGFRRLKFPKPLAVILVLIIAFTTLILLGISVYAGASSFSTEYPKYEGKIVALFHSALNLFNIPVEDLNNYIKEIDWAKAIQDLSLPSFVSSSLGSIFSFLGNVFLVLIFMIYALLGKEYLIVRIRRAFPDKKSNEIMTAITNINSQIQRYLVTKTLISFITGVLVTCILLLFDVDLAIVFGLLTFLLNFIPNVGSIIAIIPPILLSFLQFDSLLYPLWIGISLIVVQMLMGNILEPKLMGKSLDLSPLVVILFLIFWGFLWGIVGMVLAVPIAASIKIVTGNVKGWKPISILMSGIKE
- a CDS encoding response regulator, producing MSEKKFNTLLIEDNPDHAMLIRSILCKCTQVAKVQIASDGQRAINLLKDTGNSTLPDLVILDIKLPKVSGFEVLSIYKNNERSCHIPIIVLSTSGIDRDKTKALALGADYYLIKPNDFQILHKQFCSILSKISTGAMVS
- the ald gene encoding alanine dehydrogenase encodes the protein MLVGVLKEIKPDENRVSLVPAGVELLKQNGHDVIVEKHAGDGSSFPNGLFQAAGAEICETAKEIYDRADMVMKVKEPLPQEYPLMREGQILFTYFHFAASEELTRAVIDSNCIAIAYETIENDKGELPLLTPMSEVAGRLSIQAGATFLEKTRGGRGIMLGGVTGVEPAVVVIIGGGVVGTNAAKMAAGLGARVYILDVNLSRLRYLSDVMPKNVIPIISNPESVRELAQIADLLVSGVLIPGAKAPKLITRELIKKMKKGAVIVDVAIDQGGSLETSKPTTHQDPVYEIDGVIHYCVANMPGAVPITSTMALTNATLPYAVEIANLGYKKAILGNMEIRKGANVVFGKVTYENVAEAFDLEYTNIEEVLS